From Halapricum desulfuricans, a single genomic window includes:
- a CDS encoding ABC transporter ATP-binding protein, with protein MAVLEISNLHAEVAEDGGETILEGVDLTVESGEIHALMGPNGSGKSTTAKIIAGHPAYEVTDGEVLIHLEDDEFGEDFEIPEDMRTWNLLDLEPNERAALGVFLGFQYPAEIEGVTMVNFLRTALNAKLEEREELFEDDEDATEDEEEDAGYETSPMEGPADEGEIGVAEFQQLLQEKMEQLDMDEKFANRYLNAGFSGGEKKQNEVLQAAILEPSIAVLDEIDSGLDIDRLQDVSKGINALRDEQGAGILQITHYQRILDYVEPDHVHVMLDGEIAMSGGPELAEKLEDKGYDWVREEVYNAA; from the coding sequence ATGGCAGTACTCGAGATTTCGAACCTCCACGCAGAAGTCGCGGAAGACGGCGGCGAGACGATCCTCGAAGGGGTCGATCTCACAGTCGAATCGGGAGAGATCCACGCGCTGATGGGGCCGAACGGGAGTGGGAAGTCCACGACAGCGAAGATCATCGCCGGCCATCCCGCCTACGAGGTGACCGATGGTGAGGTGCTCATTCACCTCGAAGACGACGAGTTCGGCGAGGACTTCGAGATCCCCGAGGACATGCGCACCTGGAACCTGCTCGATCTGGAACCCAACGAGCGCGCCGCGCTCGGCGTCTTCCTCGGGTTCCAGTATCCCGCCGAGATCGAGGGTGTGACGATGGTGAACTTCCTTCGGACGGCGCTCAACGCCAAGCTCGAAGAGCGCGAGGAGCTGTTCGAGGACGACGAGGACGCCACCGAGGACGAGGAAGAGGACGCCGGATACGAGACTTCGCCGATGGAAGGCCCCGCTGACGAGGGCGAGATCGGTGTCGCGGAGTTCCAGCAGCTCCTCCAGGAGAAGATGGAGCAGTTGGACATGGACGAGAAGTTCGCCAACCGCTATCTCAACGCCGGCTTCTCGGGCGGGGAGAAAAAGCAAAACGAGGTCCTGCAGGCCGCCATTCTGGAGCCGTCGATCGCCGTGCTCGACGAGATCGACTCCGGACTCGACATCGACCGTCTCCAGGACGTCTCGAAAGGGATCAACGCGCTGCGTGACGAACAGGGCGCGGGCATCCTGCAGATCACTCACTACCAGCGGATCCTCGACTACGTCGAGCCCGATCACGTCCACGTGATGCTCGACGGCGAGATCGCGATGAGTGGCGGCCCCGAACTGGCCGAGAAGCTCGAGGACAAGGGCTACGACTGGGTCCGCGAGGAAGTCTACAACGCGGCGTAA